TGGATGATAATGCCATATGGTGACTAGAACAGCACCCAAGACGTTCGTCAACATGCACATCCATATGCCCCAGTTGGTCATGTAGATGAAGTAGAGCCAATAACTGCTTTTGTCGTCTGCTTCTGGCCACATTGAGATTACTACCACGACCACGAAGAACAGGGCCATGAACCAGCGATAAAACAAGTAGGCCATACTCTTGGTACATGATTGCCACTGCAATggatacaaaaatattaaacatagCATCAATTATTGGTTGTTTAAAAACTTCCCAGCTTAGGAACAATATCCAATATTTACTTGACATATTGTTCTCctaaaaattgcattgcatattGCTGTAACCAAATActataatttctttataatgCTTTCGATGTGCATTTTAAATCATGCAAGTACTGCAGCGAACCTttcaaaatttgtatattaGAGTGGGCTAAAGGTCACCATTAGTGGGAAGCGCAATTTGTTGTACCTGTCGCATGTTTAAAGTATTGCTTTTACTTGACTTGCCACACAATTTGTAACGGCTTGCTGCTTATGAATATTTCAATACAGTAATTTACAATGCAAGAGCAATCGGTGTACACAAGTCAAAGTGTACTGTCATATATATCAGCTTGTGCATATTTTTTCGTATCCAGAGACCCCTCATTCTGTTGATACTCTGAATAAAAGAAGTCATTAAAAATGCTCAAGGTGAGTCCCATACCAAATGGTAAAACGGCCAATGTCTTTCACGAATGGTAAGGAGATTCGATTCGGTTAAGTATTATAAAACGAattggcattttttttgggtgaGTTATAAAAATAGCAATTTTTGTAATACTTTAATGTGTGATCAACACAAAAGTCGGTATTGCATTTACTGCATTACttcagttttcggttttataTTAAAGTAAGCATCTGAGACATTCATACAGCGATTTAAGCCAAGACCTTTGACAAGAGCAAACAGATTCATCTCTAGAGCTATCTTATAGTATCATATAGTCTCGTAGCTTGAGACAACCTGCACTTTTATATGACCACCGTGTACATTGACCTGAGTGCAAAGCAAACAGAAGCACACCTGCTCAGGTGCGTGTCGAGTGGAGGCGTTTTTTTCGTAGGCCCAAGGACGCGATTATTTGTACTGTCGTCAACGTTTCATTGAACTATTTAAATTGACCCATCCCCCGAGTTAATTCTTACCTGAGACTTGACAAAATCATCGGGCGTATCATGGTCGAATCCGCAGCTCTTGCGCTGGAACTCTTTCTTCACGGGGTGCACGATCACCTGTAGTTTGCTCATCTCGTTAGCTTCTGAGCCCTTAAGAACCAGACTTTGTATTTGGATTGGAGCTTTTGCGAAAGCAGTGATTCCCAGTGCGATTATGCAATCACAATCGTACTCAGCGATTCCATTCTACGCGCAGCTGTGTATTGCTTATCACGATTCGCTGTAATTTGTAATGTGGGAAAATACAGTTTTAAATATACAGAAAAgtaaacttaattaattactttttggAACATTAAATTATTGCCTAGTTATAAGCACGCcagaatataataatttatggcTGCCTGTAATATATTCTAAAGAACATTATACATTGTCGTGGAGCTCACTTAACCACAAAAAGCATTATCGATTCCTTTAAGCAATCTGATTATATTAATAAGAACAAATTGGTTTACTAtcgataaatatattttttattttatattttatgtttatagaAATCTATATCCAAATCCAATTTTCCGAACCTCAGTAAACATTCATAAAAGGCTCATCGGTCTCGTATGAGACCTTAGGTTATTCACTTTTCATTCTCAGTATAGTCGACAGCACACgtacagaaataaaaataaaaaatattttttggagATGGAGTTTGCTGGAAAATTTCTAAAGCCCGTTTGGCGGCCAATGATGCAAGGTAAGTCAACAATCACTAACTGACTAGTGGGTTATcccaatttattattttattaattattaatgtaGTGGCTCGTCTCTATTGTGAGAAGCCGATGCGAAGTCTAGTCGCGTTCCCTGTTGCCaaggtggaaagtggaaagtccAAGTACATGATGGCCCACGTTTACATCCATGGCGAAATGGGCAGCGCCAAGCAGGTGATTCGTAGCCATTCCAAGGCCAAGTACCATCGTGAGTTGGGATAGTTCTCATGACCCTAAGGTTACAAACATtcttccattttccattttcccagtTGATGTGTACGATGAGTTGAAGAAGGAGGCTGAGGCGATGGGCTTGTGCACCCAGGGTCTTGGAGGTGGTTACTTGGTCCACGACAAGGAAAAGAAGTACATCAAGCTCTATGGAAAATCCCAGGCCCTGGGAAAGGCCGATCACGAAGCTGCCCGTGAGCTACTGAAACCCATCTATAACGATCACAAGATCGATGCTGAATCTGGTGGTATGGAACCCTAGAAAAATGTGTACTTTCGGTCCGGTCCGGTTACTATTTTCGTTTTGACAATCACTATTGgttcaaattatttttgaaaaattttggTCTTGTGACTGCGTGCATACAttacttaaattttaattaaattggacTATACGTAACAAGGTttttcatttaacatttatcCCTGAACTTTTGACCGATGCTTgcgctgttttttgtttgttcagtTTATCTACTAAGCCATAAGCGTAGCCATAACCAGGTTTTTAAGATTAAGCTGACCCAAAAAGGTTACAGGCTAGTGTGCAAAATGCGAAACCCAAGTGGCGAAGGTTCAAAAGCTGGAGCTAGTAGACTGTTTATCGTGCTAATAATGCTACTATTGTATGGCTGACTAttcatataattatataaattggAGCGGTGGGGGTAGCATCATTTATGGATCAATTTACCACACAGTTCATTCGCTTCGTCGAGCGCactattattatgtattcAGTGAATAATTATTCGCTTCATCAGGGGTAACAGACAGAGACCCTCAGCAGTTTATTGTACTGCATATTGCCTGTCATGGGTTGATtgttaattgcaaaaattaaatataaggttacccaataaatttatttactagCACACTAAGCTCCGACAATGGGGTTCTATAAAAAAATTCCTTGAGGTAGGACGCCAATTGCAATAAAAGAGCTGAGTAATTAATAAAGTACTTAAGCTGTACAGAATATTTACAGCCATCTGCCATAATGGCCTATGACTAGATAAAACatctttgtttttcttcacATTACCTGAGCAGCCTCGGCAATTCCGATAAGATAGTGCTCAAAAAGCCAGTTGTTCTTTAACCTTGGTCTCAAAATCATTTAATGATGCAATAATACAGTAATTAGCTTGTTGTGCTTAAATAAAAAGCTAAGTATCAATAGACGGACTAAGTATTCATTAAAGCGGCATATGCTGGGTCTAAACCAGAAACCAGAATTATAAACAGCTTTTCTGCCTGAAACACTAGACCCTAAAATTGTATTCAGTCATAATTTTCACGGCAATCGCGTTGGTTTTACAGAAACGTGGCGCCATACCCGTCTAATTGTAATTACTTCTCTAGAGTATAACTCtgatataaacatttttcgagTGCTATGTTCATTGTCCCTGAACTTGCTCGCATGGCACGCTAATGAATCTTTTTAACGAGCTAAAAAGTGAGGGAAGGAGGGCAGCTAATTCAGTTAACAAACCCAGAGCCATTCGGTTTGGTGGCCAAGACATTTTGGTGTCTTGTTTAGtgtgcattttatttacacgGTTTTTCGGCTGTCGCTTGGGCTTCATTTTCGTCAACAAAAGATGCCAAAACTACCTTCAGTCCACAAATGTGTAACTTGCGTGACGAAACGGTAAGGCTAAAGTGTAGTTtaattcatacatacatacataattcaTTCATAATTTTTTACTGTTCTTTTTCCAAATAGTTTAATTAATGAGGAGCTTTTTAAGCATAATTGTGTCACTTTCTTAAATGGCCCTTATTAATGAAACGAACTGTAGGCAAATGAAATATAGGTTTATGGCTCTTCAAGTTGTACCACATTGAAccttaaaaactaaaacttgTTGACCTTTACAAGCtgtgtaaataaatgttcGTCTTGAATGCCGTCAAACCACTCGAGTGAATGGCAAGCCGAAGACTTTAGATTCCCATGATATCTACTCCCTCATCAAGATCCACTCGATTAGATAAGAGACGTCATCTACTCAGCAGTCACAGTCTTTTCAATCACTCCAATAGAAAGTGAAATCAAAAGAGTTCAACGCCATTGAAAGTGTTTCTTATGTTAATGCTAATCATAGC
This genomic stretch from Drosophila teissieri strain GT53w chromosome 2L, Prin_Dtei_1.1, whole genome shotgun sequence harbors:
- the LOC122619908 gene encoding sex-regulated protein janus-B, producing the protein MEFAGKFLKPVWRPMMQVARLYCEKPMRSLVAFPVAKVESGKSKYMMAHVYIHGEMGSAKQVIRSHSKAKYHLDVYDELKKEAEAMGLCTQGLGGGYLVHDKEKKYIKLYGKSQALGKADHEAARELLKPIYNDHKIDAESGGMEP